The Hyphomonadaceae bacterium ML37 genome includes a region encoding these proteins:
- a CDS encoding DNA polymerase Y family protein — protein MRYAALSLPDWPVERARRAGPPDNNRPFALIAPGAGGERLYAVCPAAARAGLAMSMRVADARALAPELRVSAADPDGDRAALSDLARWCGRVSPWTAPDPGAAAPLSGVLMDVTGCARVFGGEDRLLDGLIRDVRALGFTARAAAAPTLGLAWALARHGETGRRGWCAADDAHTALAPLPVEALRLTPETCAALRRFGLSTAGALMGLPRRALVRRFGPDLARRLDQALGGVRETLSPLRPAPSLRARVRFTEPLITLDSVGEAFAHALTRLCVLLEREGLGARRVRLTLYRADGGVGEMMLAAAAPVRDSAHLIRLMRHRLERAGLDAGFGVDLVEAAALLTRPLDAGQTSFDPDAGAERVAAARLVDRLDARLGAGAAACAQVVDSHAPERAGQWRSGAAAPASWPRRPERRPLLILDPPERAEAVAEIPDGPPRRFTWRRVAHTVARAEGPERIAPEWWRLTPGVAARTRDYFRVETGEGRRFWLYREGLYGRETRQPGWFVHGAG, from the coding sequence ATGCGCTATGCAGCCCTGAGCCTGCCGGACTGGCCGGTGGAGCGCGCCCGCCGCGCCGGGCCGCCGGATAATAACCGGCCCTTCGCCCTCATCGCGCCGGGCGCGGGCGGCGAGCGTCTCTATGCCGTGTGTCCGGCGGCGGCGCGCGCCGGGCTGGCGATGTCCATGCGCGTGGCGGATGCGCGCGCGCTGGCGCCTGAGCTGCGCGTCAGCGCCGCCGATCCTGACGGCGACCGGGCGGCGCTGAGTGACCTGGCGCGCTGGTGCGGGCGGGTCTCGCCCTGGACGGCGCCCGATCCGGGCGCGGCGGCGCCTCTGTCGGGCGTGCTGATGGACGTTACCGGCTGCGCGCGCGTGTTCGGCGGGGAGGACCGGCTGCTGGACGGGCTTATTCGCGATGTGCGCGCGCTGGGCTTCACCGCCCGCGCCGCCGCCGCGCCGACGCTGGGCCTGGCCTGGGCTTTGGCGCGCCATGGCGAGACGGGGCGGCGCGGCTGGTGTGCGGCCGACGACGCCCATACCGCCCTGGCGCCCCTGCCGGTGGAGGCGCTGCGCCTGACGCCGGAGACATGCGCGGCGCTGCGCCGGTTCGGGCTGAGCACGGCGGGCGCCCTGATGGGTCTGCCGCGCCGGGCGCTGGTGCGGCGCTTCGGACCGGATCTGGCGCGGCGGCTCGATCAGGCGCTGGGCGGGGTGCGCGAGACGCTCTCGCCGCTGCGCCCCGCGCCGTCCCTGCGCGCGCGGGTGCGCTTTACCGAGCCGCTGATCACGCTCGACAGCGTGGGCGAGGCGTTCGCCCATGCCCTGACGCGCCTGTGCGTCCTGCTGGAGCGCGAGGGTCTGGGCGCCCGGCGCGTGCGCCTGACCCTGTACCGGGCCGATGGCGGGGTGGGGGAGATGATGCTGGCCGCCGCCGCGCCGGTGCGCGACAGCGCCCATCTGATCCGCCTGATGCGTCACCGGCTGGAGCGCGCCGGCCTCGACGCCGGGTTCGGCGTGGATCTGGTGGAGGCCGCCGCCCTGCTGACCCGTCCGCTGGACGCCGGCCAGACCAGCTTCGATCCCGATGCGGGCGCGGAGCGTGTGGCGGCGGCGCGGCTGGTGGACCGGCTGGACGCCCGGCTGGGCGCCGGGGCGGCGGCGTGTGCGCAAGTCGTCGACAGCCATGCGCCCGAGCGCGCCGGTCAATGGCGGTCCGGCGCGGCGGCGCCCGCGAGCTGGCCGCGCCGCCCCGAGCGCCGCCCGCTGCTGATCCTGGATCCGCCCGAGCGCGCCGAGGCGGTGGCGGAAATCCCCGACGGGCCGCCGCGCCGCTTCACCTGGCGCCGGGTCGCCCATACGGTGGCGCGCGCTGAAGGGCCCGAGCGCATTGCGCCCGAATGGTGGCGGCTCACCCCCGGCGTGGCGGCGCGCACGCGCGATTATTTCCGCGTCGAGACCGGGGAGGGGCGCCGGTTCTGGCTGTACCGCGAGGGCCTGTATGGCCGCGAGACGCGCCAGCCGGGCTGGTTCGTCCATGGGGCGGGGTAA